The stretch of DNA GTCGCGCGCGAGAGCCGACGGGTGGAGGAGGGCGCATCATCGACGACCATTGCCGCAGTGTATCGACGCGGCCGGTCCACGCCAGCGCATCCGCGGCGGTGGCGGACGCCGGAGGCCGGAAGGCCCGGAGACCGAACAGCGAGGAGAACGGGAGGCTAAGTCGCTTCGGAGTCGAACGCCGCCGCGGCGGGTCTCGATGTCGTCCCCTCGGACGACGACGATGCCGACGCCGGCGGACGCACCGGACGCGGCGCAGACGGGCTCACCCGCTTGACCGGCGCGGGCGCCTCGTCGGTGAGCGCCTCGCGGATGATCCGGCGCGGGTCGTACTGACGCGGGTCGAGCTTCTTCCAGTCGACCTCGTCGAACTCGGGGCCCATCTCGTCGCGCACGCGGGTCTTCGCACCGTCGGCGAACTGCTTCAGCGAGCGCACCATACGACCGAGCGCCGACGCCGCCTGCGGCAGCCGATCGGGCCCGAGGAGCATGACGGCGAGCACTCCGATGAGGAGGAGCTTCTCGAAAGTCAGCCCGAACACTCCTCAACAATAAGGCCGCCGGACCGGGTGCGGACCGCGACGGCCGTTCCCCAGGAGGAACGCGGCCGCGCCCAATAGGCTGGGGGCGATGTCTGAGAAGGAAGTCAACTGGAAGTACGCCGACGACCTCGTCGTCGAGCCCGAGCCGATCGCCGCCGCGCGCCAGCACGCGCTCGAACTCGGCATCGACGCCGTGTCCCCCGCGGTCGGCGCCCAGCTGGCGCTGCTCAGCGCGGCAGCCAAGGCGACTTCCATCATTGAGATCGGCACCGGGACCGGCGTCTCGGGTCTCTGGCTGCTGTGCGGCGCCCCGAAGGCCACGCTCACCTCGATCGACGCGGACCCCGACCACCATGCCGTC from Herbiconiux sp. L3-i23 encodes:
- a CDS encoding twin-arginine translocase TatA/TatE family subunit; translated protein: MFGLTFEKLLLIGVLAVMLLGPDRLPQAASALGRMVRSLKQFADGAKTRVRDEMGPEFDEVDWKKLDPRQYDPRRIIREALTDEAPAPVKRVSPSAPRPVRPPASASSSSEGTTSRPAAAAFDSEAT